In one Neobacillus sp. WH10 genomic region, the following are encoded:
- a CDS encoding DUF2642 domain-containing protein — protein sequence MYEFSDLMGKNIEIEISGGYFYSGILVDSGLDIIVLYVGKTGAFLYIPSVHIQRIKESKKEENSTYDEPPLEKPLESESQVISFRRILTNAKGRFVEVYVTGKKAIHGYLTSILNDYFVFYSPVYKTVFISMNHVKWLIPYPENATPYSLDSKFLPVNPAKIPLARSFDEQCKKLENQLVVIDGGDSSEKIGLLKKAVNKRLTLITAERETVYRNLEHVKTIYLAN from the coding sequence ATGTATGAGTTTAGCGATTTAATGGGGAAAAATATAGAAATTGAGATTTCAGGTGGGTATTTTTACTCTGGAATACTAGTTGATTCTGGATTAGACATTATTGTTTTATATGTGGGGAAAACGGGGGCCTTTCTATATATTCCGTCGGTTCATATTCAGCGGATTAAAGAATCGAAAAAAGAGGAGAACAGTACTTACGATGAACCCCCTTTAGAAAAACCGCTCGAATCGGAGTCACAGGTGATTTCATTTCGAAGAATATTAACCAATGCTAAGGGGAGATTTGTTGAGGTGTATGTAACAGGGAAAAAGGCGATTCACGGCTATTTAACGAGTATTTTGAATGACTATTTTGTCTTTTACTCCCCAGTGTATAAAACAGTGTTTATTTCGATGAACCATGTTAAATGGCTGATCCCATATCCTGAAAATGCAACGCCGTATTCCTTGGATAGTAAATTTCTTCCTGTAAATCCAGCAAAGATTCCATTAGCTAGAAGCTTCGACGAGCAATGCAAAAAGTTAGAGAACCAACTGGTCGTCATCGATGGTGGTGACAGCAGTGAAAAAATAGGCTTACTGAAGAAAGCTGTTAATAAAAGGTTGACATTAATCACGGCAGAAAGGGAAACTGTGTATCGAAATTTAGAGCATGTCAAGACCATCTATTTGGCGAATTAA
- a CDS encoding YjfA family protein, whose translation MKALKRRLSCISLTFVACFVLFGTFSFSNTKVSAETHNYDGKSPYYDDCAASGVTKKSLRINNSDGSYANLELKFSTKCKTAWAKITLSRPAKTNGEATALVVRNTDNKQYHCGSTGGNGEINIGQTSCYTPMVYDLDPRKSKAVGFWPFTRGETDWY comes from the coding sequence GTGAAAGCATTGAAAAGAAGGCTATCGTGTATTTCTCTGACTTTTGTTGCTTGTTTTGTTCTTTTTGGTACCTTTAGTTTCTCTAACACCAAGGTCTCTGCAGAAACACACAACTATGATGGCAAAAGTCCTTACTATGATGATTGTGCTGCTAGCGGTGTGACGAAAAAGAGTTTGAGAATTAATAATTCAGACGGTTCTTATGCCAATCTAGAGTTAAAATTTAGTACGAAATGCAAAACAGCGTGGGCAAAGATCACTTTAAGCAGACCAGCCAAAACGAATGGGGAGGCTACCGCATTAGTTGTGCGAAACACCGATAATAAGCAATATCATTGTGGGTCCACTGGAGGTAATGGAGAGATAAATATAGGGCAAACCTCATGTTATACACCCATGGTATATGATTTAGATCCTCGTAAATCGAAGGCTGTTGGGTTCTGGCCATTTACCAGAGGCGAGACAGACTGGTATTAA
- a CDS encoding YjfA family protein yields the protein MSSIIVTFGLWNNQVYAESHSYDGKSPYYNGCANSAVTKDKKWIDSVSYVELKFSTTCKTAWAKVTITQPAIYNHEADARIVRETDGKAYTCDSPEGNGVVNKGQTSCYTPMVYDFDPRRAQAQGIHAIPNSDAYNKAVTIWY from the coding sequence ATGTCGTCTATAATCGTTACTTTTGGTCTTTGGAATAATCAGGTATATGCGGAATCTCATTCGTATGATGGCAAAAGTCCTTATTACAATGGTTGTGCAAACTCAGCAGTAACGAAGGACAAAAAATGGATTGATTCTGTTTCATATGTAGAATTGAAATTCAGTACTACATGTAAAACTGCATGGGCAAAAGTTACAATCACCCAACCTGCAATATATAATCACGAAGCAGATGCAAGAATCGTTCGAGAGACAGACGGCAAAGCCTATACGTGTGATAGTCCTGAAGGAAATGGAGTCGTTAACAAGGGGCAGACCTCATGTTATACGCCAATGGTTTATGACTTTGACCCACGTAGAGCACAAGCTCAGGGCATACACGCTATTCCCAATAGTGACGCCTATAATAAAGCAGTAACTATTTGGTATTAG
- a CDS encoding PAS domain S-box protein, giving the protein MAKCFPIFGKENETVVYNPDELIDLFLNCTADGICIVDMENRFIRINQMYTRIFGYTEEDVLGRRFDEFPMSELVIEIVKAVKQGKTFHNINTQRCHKDGTILDIAVSYSPFRNSQGEIIAIFALYRDITERVNMERELKKTRELYRLITENTADMIKLYSYDKKIIYASPSHEKGIGYTPEQLFGKTVYDLILPEDKEHFDSAYQKLIETGEPQLFQTKIRTESNEVIVSETTMSPIYNETNEIESFVTVGRNITDRVKNDDALRNLDRLSIIGQLAAGVAHEIRNPLTSLKGFSKLLKGTTDKEKQEDYLSIITNELDRIDMIVNEFMSLAKPQAIQFEVESLNTILESTVKILHPQALLHNVQIINHYHTDEIDLLCSPHQLKQVFVNVLKNAIESMQHGGTVHIDVQKIEGKRVLISFSDEGIGIDTELMDFLGTPFYTTKDKGIGLGLTVSNKIIQEHNGTMKIESQLGKGTIVKVELKYI; this is encoded by the coding sequence ATGGCGAAGTGTTTCCCGATTTTTGGAAAAGAAAATGAAACGGTTGTCTATAATCCTGATGAATTAATTGATCTTTTTCTTAATTGTACGGCTGATGGAATCTGTATTGTCGATATGGAGAATCGGTTTATTCGAATAAATCAAATGTATACCAGAATATTTGGCTATACAGAAGAAGATGTTTTGGGAAGAAGATTCGACGAATTTCCAATGTCTGAATTGGTGATAGAGATTGTAAAAGCAGTAAAACAAGGCAAAACCTTTCATAATATTAATACGCAGCGCTGCCATAAGGATGGCACCATTCTTGATATAGCTGTTTCTTATTCTCCTTTCCGAAATTCGCAGGGAGAAATAATTGCCATATTCGCCCTTTATCGTGATATTACAGAGCGAGTAAATATGGAAAGAGAATTAAAAAAAACGCGTGAATTGTATCGATTAATTACGGAAAATACAGCAGATATGATCAAGCTTTATTCATATGATAAAAAAATTATCTATGCTTCTCCCTCACATGAAAAAGGGATTGGGTATACGCCGGAACAATTATTCGGCAAAACAGTATATGACCTTATTTTACCTGAGGATAAAGAACATTTCGATAGCGCTTATCAAAAACTAATCGAAACGGGTGAGCCTCAGCTGTTTCAGACAAAAATTAGAACTGAGAGCAATGAAGTAATTGTTTCCGAGACAACTATGTCTCCTATTTATAATGAAACAAATGAGATTGAATCTTTTGTGACGGTTGGCAGAAATATTACTGATAGGGTAAAAAATGATGATGCGCTGCGTAATTTAGACCGTCTTTCAATTATCGGGCAATTAGCTGCCGGGGTTGCGCATGAAATACGAAACCCTTTGACTTCATTAAAAGGTTTTTCCAAACTTTTGAAAGGTACAACTGATAAAGAAAAGCAAGAAGATTATTTATCGATTATCACAAATGAACTGGACCGGATTGATATGATTGTCAATGAATTTATGTCGCTCGCTAAACCTCAAGCCATTCAATTTGAGGTGGAAAGTCTAAATACAATCTTGGAAAGCACGGTTAAAATTCTTCATCCACAAGCATTACTACATAATGTGCAAATCATAAACCACTACCATACAGATGAGATCGATTTACTTTGCAGCCCGCACCAATTGAAACAAGTCTTTGTAAATGTTTTAAAAAATGCTATTGAATCTATGCAGCACGGCGGTACCGTCCATATTGATGTCCAAAAAATAGAGGGGAAAAGAGTATTAATTAGTTTTTCCGATGAAGGAATTGGAATCGACACGGAGCTCATGGACTTTTTGGGAACACCATTTTACACCACCAAGGACAAAGGAATTGGACTTGGTCTAACGGTCAGCAACAAAATCATTCAAGAACATAACGGCACCATGAAAATTGAAAGCCAACTCGGCAAGGGCACCATCGTAAAGGTAGAATTGAAATATATATAA